The Nocardioides sp. cx-173 genome segment GCAGCGGCGCTCCTCGGTGGTCGAGCGCTCCGTCCGCACGACGGCGGAGCTCTCCTTCGAGGACTTCGTACTGCAGCAGGACGTCCTCTCCCTCGCGCCGTTCGGGAAGATCTTCCGCGAGATCCGTGCCCTGCGCGAGCCGGCCGGCGCCGACCCGTCCGGCATCGACGCGACCGGCTGACCTGTCACCGGGTCAGTCCTCGTGGGCCCGCGCAGACCGCTGCATGAGCAGCTGCACCGCATCGTCGAGGAGCTGCGCCGCGCGCGCGTCGAATGAGTGCTCGGCCGCGACCAGTTCTGCCGCGGCACGTCGGCCAGCCTCATCGGGGAACAGGGTCTCGCGCTGCGCGACGATGCCGACCAGCTCCTGCTGGTCCTGCCACGGCTGCACGAGGCCGTGGAACAGCTCGCGCAGGTCCACCCCGGGGACATCGTCGCTCGCCACGCGGGCGCCCGCGGCCGCCGCGTCCATGAGTCGGTTGGAGACGAAGCCGGCGGCGCGCATGTCCTCCCAGTGGTCGTTGAGGACGACGCCCGCGGACGCGTAGAGCTCGCCGAGCTCGGCGTTGTCGACGAGCAGCGAGCTCACCGCGCCCTCGGGCAGGATGTCGTGCCAGCCGGCGCCGTGGACCGTGACGGGGAGACCGGCCGCGTTCGCGTGGCGCAGGGACGTGCGGTAGACGCCGCGGGAGTTGCCGACGAAGAGCACCTCGGGCCCCGTGTCGAAGGTGGCGCGGCCGGGGTGGAAGAGGGTCGGGTCGGTCGCCTGCAGCAGGGGCCGCACCTCGACCCCCCACTCGGCGCTGACCTGCTCGGACCACGCGACGCTGGCGGCGTACACCCGGTCGAAGCGCGCGACCTCCTGCGGTGTCACCAGGTCGGGGTGGCTGATGACCCACTCCAGGTTGACCCGCCCGGGGCGGGGCACGACGAGGTCGAGGCCGCGCAGGACGAGCACCACGTCGTCGAGGTCACGGCTCGGGCGGTGGCGCTGCTCCCGGGCGTCGACCGCGACGTGCTGCCCGAGTCGACGCAGCGCGGCGGCCAGGGCCTCGCCGAAGTGGGTGTCGCCCCAGGCGAGCCCCTTGGGGCCGGCGGGCGAGGCGAGGTCGATCGCCCACCGCAGCACGGGCGCTGCCTGCGTGACCTGCAGCGAGCCGCGCAGCGGCTGAAGCACCGCGCTGGGGCACAGGGCGGGGTTGTCCTCCGGCCCGGTGGCCTGCCCCGGCAGTACGTCGTAGCGGTGGCGGACCACGTCGAGGCCCGCGGCACGCCAGGCGTCCGCCGAGCCGCCCGGCGGCCGGTGGCGCGCCGCGAGGGTCCGCATCGCGGCTGCGGTCACCGCCGGGTCGGGGGTCGGGGTGGGACGGGCGACGATCTCGACATCGGGCACCAGGCCGGTGGCGCCGTGGCCGGCCGCGGCCCCACGCAGAGAGAGGTCCGACATGGTCAACGGGCCGCACAGGGCATCGAGCCCGTCCAGGTCGGCGAGGTGCTCGCCGCGCATGGCGACGACCGGTCCCGCGGCGGCGGGGACGGGTCGCCGGCCGGCGCGGCGGGCGTCCTCGGCCGGATGGCCGGCCAGGAAGGGGTAGGGCACCGCCAGGTCGTCGTCGAAGGCCGCCCCGGCGGTCTGCACGGTGCGGGTCGTGTCCAGCACCAAGGGCTGAGCGAACGCGACGCCGTCCTCGAGCGCGCCGGCGAGCCGCAGGGCGGCGGGCAGGTCGGGGTCGATGGGGTCGAGCACGAGCACCACCTGCTCCCCGCGCGTGGCGGCGAAGCCGACGTTGGCCCGGACCGCCGCGCCCCGGTCCATCTGGAGTGTCACCAGCCGGGCGTGGCCGAGGACCTCGGTGAGCACGCCGAGAAGCACGTGGTGCGAGCGGGGGAGCCGTTCGCCGACGACGACGGCGTCCACCGGCAGCCCCTCGCGGGCCGCCGCGGACACCGCCCGCAGCCACAGGACCAGAGGGCGGATGGAGCCCGCCGCGGGGAGCACCACGCTGGTGTGCCCCGGCACCCGCTCGGCGGCGCGTGCGGCCTCCCAGTCGACGAGGTGGCGCGAGGCGATGACCGAGAGCCAGGCCGGCGACTCCTGGTTGCTGATGCGCGGGCCCGCGGTCGCATCGTCGGAGTCGTCGGTGTAGTCGACGCCGAGATAGCTCACCAGGTGCGGCGGGGTGCGCTCGGCCATCTTGAGCACCAGGTCGTAGTCGACCCCCCGCCGCAGGCTCTCGTCGAAGCCACCTACCTGGGTGACGAGCTCGCGCCGGGCCACCAGGACGTTGAGGTCGATGTGGTTGGCCACGAGCAGGTGTCGGTGCGTGCCCTCGAACGCGCGGTAGTAGACCTCGCCGTCCCTGGCCGCCTGCAGGGCGGCGTGTGCCATCTGCCAGTCGGGGTGGGCCTCCAGCTCGGCGAGCATCACCTGGAGGAAGCCCGGGCGCCACTGGTTGTCGGTGTCGAGGAAAGCGACGTAGCGGCCGCGGGCGCGGGCGAGCCCGGTGTTGCGCGCCGCGGAGACCCCGTGATGGCCCGCGGGCACCACGACGATCCGCTCGTCGAATGCGGCCATGCCCCGCACGACGGAGAGGGAGTCGTCGGTGGAGCCGTCGTCCACGATCAGCAGCTCCCAGTCACCGAACGTCTGGCGCTGGACGGACTCCACCGCGTCACGCACCACGGTGGCGCGGTTCCACAGCGGCATCACGATGCTGACCAACGGCGTTCCGTCGTCCGGTGCGACCGGCATCGTGCCGGGCTCGAGCAGGTCGCCGGGTCGCTCCGCGCTCACGCGGGGCGCGTTGCGCAGCCCCAGATCCCGCTGCCACTGCCGCAAGGCTCGCGCGCTGGCCACCGCGACCTCGCCGAGCGTCACGGTGGGGGCATCCGGGCCGCCTGGAAGGACCGAGTCGGGCGTGGCCCGCTCCAACCACCCCACGAGGGGGCCGAGACGGTGCTCGGCGGCCGCGGGGTCGGCACGAGTGATGGCCTCCAGGTCCACCAGCGGATGGGGCGAGGCGTTGCTGCGTACGCGATGGTTGTTGAGGAACCACAGCAGCGGGTTGCGCAGTGCCGGCGGCCTGCCGAAGCGCGGGTCGACGGCCTCGATGAAGAACAGCGGGTGCGGCGAGAGTGCCGGGTTGGCCACGTAGGCGTCCACCGCCGCCGCCCTGGAGCCCAGCTTGCGCCCCAGCTGCTGCTCCACCCAGTGCTGGTCGAAGAGCGGGGTGTCGAGGAGGACCTGGCGGCCCTTGGCGGTGATTCGGCTGGCGGGCGGGGTCGGCGCCCCGGGGCGCAGGCCGGTGCGTCGGGCGGCCGCGCCGGCGACGCTGCGGGCGCGGCGGAGGAGGTCGGGTGTCTCAGGAGGCACGTCGGTACTCCACCAGCCGTCGGAGCGGGCGCAGCGCCCGGGGGGTCGGGCGCAGCACGGTGTCCGGGCGCACGGTCGAGATCGCGGACGTCGCGTCGAGGTACTCGCGGACCCCGGCGAAGGCCTCGGGGTAGCGCTGCTCGC includes the following:
- a CDS encoding glycosyltransferase → MPPETPDLLRRARSVAGAAARRTGLRPGAPTPPASRITAKGRQVLLDTPLFDQHWVEQQLGRKLGSRAAAVDAYVANPALSPHPLFFIEAVDPRFGRPPALRNPLLWFLNNHRVRSNASPHPLVDLEAITRADPAAAEHRLGPLVGWLERATPDSVLPGGPDAPTVTLGEVAVASARALRQWQRDLGLRNAPRVSAERPGDLLEPGTMPVAPDDGTPLVSIVMPLWNRATVVRDAVESVQRQTFGDWELLIVDDGSTDDSLSVVRGMAAFDERIVVVPAGHHGVSAARNTGLARARGRYVAFLDTDNQWRPGFLQVMLAELEAHPDWQMAHAALQAARDGEVYYRAFEGTHRHLLVANHIDLNVLVARRELVTQVGGFDESLRRGVDYDLVLKMAERTPPHLVSYLGVDYTDDSDDATAGPRISNQESPAWLSVIASRHLVDWEAARAAERVPGHTSVVLPAAGSIRPLVLWLRAVSAAAREGLPVDAVVVGERLPRSHHVLLGVLTEVLGHARLVTLQMDRGAAVRANVGFAATRGEQVVLVLDPIDPDLPAALRLAGALEDGVAFAQPLVLDTTRTVQTAGAAFDDDLAVPYPFLAGHPAEDARRAGRRPVPAAAGPVVAMRGEHLADLDGLDALCGPLTMSDLSLRGAAAGHGATGLVPDVEIVARPTPTPDPAVTAAAMRTLAARHRPPGGSADAWRAAGLDVVRHRYDVLPGQATGPEDNPALCPSAVLQPLRGSLQVTQAAPVLRWAIDLASPAGPKGLAWGDTHFGEALAAALRRLGQHVAVDAREQRHRPSRDLDDVVLVLRGLDLVVPRPGRVNLEWVISHPDLVTPQEVARFDRVYAASVAWSEQVSAEWGVEVRPLLQATDPTLFHPGRATFDTGPEVLFVGNSRGVYRTSLRHANAAGLPVTVHGAGWHDILPEGAVSSLLVDNAELGELYASAGVVLNDHWEDMRAAGFVSNRLMDAAAAGARVASDDVPGVDLRELFHGLVQPWQDQQELVGIVAQRETLFPDEAGRRAAAELVAAEHSFDARAAQLLDDAVQLLMQRSARAHED